A region from the Leptolyngbya iicbica LK genome encodes:
- a CDS encoding glutathione S-transferase family protein: MARPKIKASLPPGLIVQLGKTVWQTMWQVMMSRLAPSDDQGAYTRPSSEFRHVVSADGDYPPESGRYRLIVGMGCPWAHRTLVTRALKGLENVIPLWRVSPSPNEGFWLFDNPGSEWRSLPELYQTAQAGYSGRSTVPVLWDTQTRTVVNNESAEIIKLLNTAFNEFATNPDLDLYPVDLREAIDRWNDRIYHAVNNGVYRCGFARSQTAYESACQELFDTLDVIDQQLATQRYLCGDRLTLADVRLFPTLFRFDAVYHGLFKCDRQRLRDYAHLWPYARDLYQQPGVAATCDLDTVRRDYYGNLFPLNPGGIIPVGPNPKAWKAHHQRHLIWNSNSQVDSFRKQNS, encoded by the coding sequence ATGGCTCGTCCCAAAATCAAAGCAAGTCTGCCGCCAGGGTTGATTGTGCAACTCGGCAAAACCGTCTGGCAGACGATGTGGCAAGTGATGATGTCGCGGCTGGCTCCCAGTGATGATCAGGGCGCATACACGCGGCCGTCCAGTGAGTTTCGCCACGTTGTCAGTGCAGACGGGGACTATCCACCCGAGTCGGGTCGCTATCGACTGATTGTGGGTATGGGCTGTCCCTGGGCGCATCGTACCCTGGTGACTCGCGCCTTGAAAGGGTTGGAAAATGTTATTCCCCTCTGGCGGGTGTCGCCATCTCCCAACGAGGGATTCTGGCTATTTGACAACCCGGGATCGGAGTGGCGATCGCTGCCAGAACTGTACCAAACTGCACAGGCAGGCTATTCGGGACGCAGCACCGTTCCCGTCCTGTGGGACACGCAAACCCGCACAGTAGTGAACAACGAAAGCGCAGAAATTATCAAGCTGCTCAACACGGCGTTTAATGAGTTCGCGACAAATCCGGACTTAGATCTCTATCCAGTCGATTTGCGAGAGGCCATCGATCGCTGGAACGATCGCATTTACCACGCGGTGAATAATGGCGTTTATCGCTGCGGCTTTGCCCGATCTCAGACAGCCTACGAGTCGGCCTGCCAGGAATTGTTTGACACCTTGGATGTGATCGACCAGCAGTTAGCCACGCAACGTTATCTCTGTGGCGATCGCCTGACCCTGGCCGATGTACGGTTATTCCCGACGCTGTTTCGGTTTGATGCGGTATATCACGGGCTGTTTAAGTGCGATCGGCAGCGACTGCGCGACTATGCCCACCTCTGGCCCTATGCCCGTGACCTTTATCAACAGCCCGGAGTCGCCGCCACCTGCGATCTCGATACCGTCCGCCGTGACTATTACGGCAACCTGTTTCCCCTCAATCCGGGGGGCATCATTCCGGTGGGGCCAAATCCTAAAGCGTGGAAAGCTCATCATCAGCGACACCTCATTTGGAACTCTAATTCCCAGGTTGATTCTTTCAGAAAACAAAATTCTTGA
- a CDS encoding NYN domain-containing protein yields MDSSTPRIALLIDADNAPASKIELVFERIGRLGTIRVRRAYGNWKKDHLQGWAKILHKHAIVPIQQFDYVTGKNATDIALAIDAMDLLQTMRPEIYGIVAGDSDYTPLVVRLIASGAKVFGFGRVKTASIAFQEACTEFIPLDDAPKAAVLSPLTSNGGKRIAPAMGTNGGTSAPVSLTVVESAPAIDELPLKVFSDAIKQNQQASGWADVKSIGAYLSQRKIVKAAYNVNRWASFYKKYPALFEVQELDGKTMVRLLPEQYG; encoded by the coding sequence ATGGACTCTTCGACCCCGCGAATTGCGCTATTGATCGACGCGGACAATGCTCCGGCTTCCAAGATTGAACTGGTGTTTGAACGCATCGGTCGGTTGGGGACGATTCGAGTGCGCCGCGCCTACGGCAATTGGAAAAAGGATCACCTGCAAGGCTGGGCCAAAATTTTGCATAAACATGCGATCGTCCCCATTCAGCAGTTTGACTATGTGACGGGCAAAAACGCGACGGATATTGCCCTCGCGATCGATGCGATGGATTTGCTGCAAACCATGCGGCCAGAGATTTATGGCATCGTGGCTGGGGATAGTGACTACACGCCGCTGGTGGTGCGACTCATAGCCTCAGGGGCTAAAGTGTTTGGCTTTGGCCGCGTCAAAACTGCCTCCATCGCCTTTCAAGAAGCCTGCACGGAATTTATTCCCCTAGATGATGCGCCCAAAGCGGCAGTGCTCAGCCCCTTGACTAGCAATGGTGGCAAACGCATTGCCCCCGCGATGGGGACGAATGGGGGCACGAGTGCGCCAGTTTCTTTGACGGTGGTAGAGTCAGCTCCGGCGATCGATGAGTTGCCACTCAAGGTGTTTTCCGATGCCATCAAGCAAAATCAGCAAGCTTCAGGCTGGGCCGATGTGAAATCGATTGGGGCCTATCTGAGCCAGCGCAAAATCGTGAAAGCCGCCTACAACGTGAATCGTTGGGCCAGCTTTTACAAAAAATATCCCGCCCTGTTTGAAGTGCAAGAGCTGGACGGCAAAACTATGGTGCGTCTGCTGCCAGAACAGTACGGATAG
- a CDS encoding glycerol-3-phosphate acyltransferase, with protein MTLPTPVAAGGLCAIAFAIGGLPIIAWLVQGLTKQNLATLGTGNISVSAAFYHGGTRIGLLAVLSEALKGIAVVLLARSLFPGVEAWEIMALIALVLGRFIVGRGAGTTNVVWGYVAHDWVIAATVFVLSGILFSVVRQRQFARLGVLAMLPILEAVRRPEQPGAIAAATVLSLLIAGIYQLLPDDLALAAPAPTDNSRKMFQYLRGRDVIGSLNDKPQVAQMGHKAATLAQLKQAGYAVPRGWVLPMGAAARSLIQHLEKVEPEPWQQRWIVRSSAVDEDSLEASGAGQYESIAQITDATGLEAAIEQCRAAYHREGAVQYRRDRGLADQAGLALLVQPQIQGQYSGVAFSRDPVEPGAAVVVEALAGGADQVVSGQVTPEQYQVTVSETEVEAIAPGDLATLPTPPANDAAIPSALIQQVALLARHLERHYHGIPQDIEWSFDGEMLWLLQARPITTLPPIWTRKIAAEVIPGVIRPLTWSINRPLTCGVWGEIFTIVLGSRATGLNFEDTATLHYSRAYFNATLLGDIFRRMGLPPESLEFLTMGAKFSKPPIASTLKNVPGLLRLIKREWTLLQDFQQDDRINFIPTLTQLAKQPASSLSVEECLSRIELILTQLNRATYYNILAPLGFALRRSLFKIPETALDQSQQPEVASIQAVKGLAKTTRSQSPKLVEQISAIAADQSPDQVWTALTQLPDGEAVSQQLDAIAHRYGYLSEVGTDIAVPTWYEDPQPVRDLFLQFLLSPPTTNRERDPETSESSTNQTGWRYRQVQPRLNLKGRVAEVYLRLLAELRWSLLALEQAAIARTLIDQPGDTFFLTYRDLKTGLETQQSMQALVAERRSQFAQHEAFSSVPFVVYGDDPPPDPSNSATTQPLQEGVLQGIGASAGQVQGPVKVLTSLKLTEKLAPQTILVVPYTDAGWAPVLAQAAGLVAEVGGRLSHGAIVAREYGIPAVMNIEQATQQFHDGQLIRLDGRTGTVEILSPPPQTDNGG; from the coding sequence ATGACATTGCCGACACCTGTAGCCGCTGGGGGACTATGTGCGATCGCCTTTGCGATTGGCGGGTTGCCGATCATCGCTTGGCTGGTGCAGGGCCTAACGAAGCAAAACTTGGCGACCCTCGGCACGGGCAACATCAGCGTCTCGGCGGCGTTTTACCACGGGGGCACGCGGATCGGCCTGTTGGCCGTGTTGTCGGAAGCGCTGAAAGGCATTGCTGTGGTGCTGCTGGCGCGATCGCTGTTCCCTGGGGTCGAGGCGTGGGAAATCATGGCGCTGATTGCGTTAGTGTTAGGTCGCTTTATCGTGGGGCGCGGGGCAGGCACCACTAATGTGGTGTGGGGCTATGTGGCCCATGACTGGGTAATTGCGGCCACCGTCTTCGTCTTGTCGGGCATTCTATTTTCCGTCGTGCGCCAGCGCCAGTTCGCGCGGCTAGGGGTGTTGGCCATGCTCCCCATTTTGGAGGCGGTGCGGCGACCCGAGCAGCCGGGAGCGATCGCGGCCGCGACCGTCCTGAGTCTGTTGATTGCGGGCATTTATCAGCTACTGCCCGACGACTTAGCCCTGGCTGCCCCCGCCCCTACTGACAACTCTCGTAAGATGTTCCAATACCTGAGAGGACGGGATGTGATTGGGTCACTCAACGACAAACCCCAGGTCGCGCAAATGGGCCACAAGGCCGCGACGCTGGCGCAGCTCAAACAGGCGGGCTACGCCGTGCCCAGGGGCTGGGTGTTGCCCATGGGGGCTGCCGCGCGATCGCTGATTCAGCATTTGGAAAAAGTCGAGCCGGAGCCCTGGCAGCAGCGGTGGATTGTGCGGTCGTCAGCGGTGGATGAAGACAGCTTGGAAGCCTCGGGGGCGGGGCAGTACGAGTCAATTGCGCAGATCACCGATGCGACTGGACTAGAAGCAGCGATCGAGCAATGCCGAGCCGCCTACCATCGGGAAGGAGCTGTGCAATATCGCCGCGATCGCGGCCTCGCCGATCAAGCAGGGCTGGCGCTGTTAGTGCAGCCGCAAATTCAAGGTCAATATTCTGGTGTGGCGTTTAGTCGCGACCCAGTAGAGCCCGGTGCTGCCGTTGTGGTCGAAGCCCTGGCGGGCGGAGCCGACCAAGTCGTGTCGGGGCAGGTCACCCCAGAGCAGTATCAAGTGACGGTGTCGGAGACCGAGGTAGAGGCGATCGCTCCCGGTGACCTCGCCACCCTGCCGACTCCCCCTGCTAACGATGCCGCCATCCCGTCGGCGCTCATTCAACAAGTCGCGTTGTTGGCTCGCCACCTAGAGCGGCACTATCACGGCATTCCCCAAGATATTGAATGGAGCTTTGACGGCGAGATGCTGTGGCTGCTGCAAGCCCGCCCCATCACGACCCTGCCCCCGATTTGGACGCGCAAAATCGCCGCCGAAGTGATTCCCGGCGTCATTCGGCCCCTGACGTGGTCGATCAATCGCCCGCTCACCTGTGGCGTCTGGGGAGAAATTTTCACTATCGTGTTGGGGTCACGGGCCACCGGGCTCAATTTTGAAGACACGGCAACGCTGCACTATTCCCGCGCCTACTTCAACGCCACGCTGCTGGGCGACATCTTTCGCCGCATGGGCTTGCCCCCCGAGAGTTTGGAATTTCTCACCATGGGGGCCAAATTCAGCAAACCGCCGATCGCCAGCACCCTGAAAAATGTGCCCGGTCTCCTGCGGCTGATCAAGCGAGAATGGACCTTACTGCAAGACTTCCAGCAGGACGATCGCATCAACTTTATCCCCACCCTGACCCAACTTGCAAAACAGCCCGCTTCGAGCCTCAGCGTTGAGGAATGCTTGAGCCGCATTGAGCTGATTTTGACCCAGTTGAATCGCGCGACCTATTACAACATTCTGGCTCCGTTAGGCTTTGCCCTGCGCCGCAGCCTGTTCAAAATTCCGGAAACGGCGCTGGATCAAAGTCAGCAGCCCGAAGTTGCCTCCATCCAAGCGGTGAAGGGATTGGCAAAGACCACCCGATCGCAGTCCCCAAAATTGGTGGAACAAATATCCGCGATCGCTGCTGATCAGTCCCCCGATCAAGTGTGGACGGCATTAACCCAACTACCCGACGGTGAAGCGGTGAGCCAGCAACTTGACGCGATCGCCCACCGCTACGGCTACCTGAGCGAAGTGGGTACCGACATTGCCGTGCCCACCTGGTACGAAGATCCGCAGCCGGTGCGCGACTTGTTTTTGCAATTCTTACTGTCGCCACCGACCACCAACAGAGAGCGCGACCCCGAGACTAGCGAGTCTTCTACCAACCAGACCGGGTGGCGATATCGCCAGGTGCAGCCGCGCCTTAATCTCAAAGGCAGGGTCGCGGAAGTCTATCTGCGATTGCTGGCCGAACTGCGATGGAGCCTGTTGGCCCTGGAACAAGCCGCGATCGCTCGTACCCTAATCGACCAGCCAGGGGATACCTTCTTCCTCACCTACCGCGACCTCAAAACCGGGTTAGAAACCCAGCAATCAATGCAGGCATTAGTCGCCGAGCGGCGATCGCAATTTGCCCAACACGAAGCATTTTCCTCGGTGCCGTTTGTGGTGTACGGCGACGACCCACCGCCCGATCCGTCCAACAGCGCGACGACTCAGCCGCTACAAGAAGGCGTCTTGCAGGGAATTGGGGCCAGTGCCGGACAGGTGCAAGGCCCCGTCAAAGTGCTGACCTCCCTCAAGCTGACCGAAAAGCTCGCACCGCAGACGATTCTCGTGGTGCCCTACACTGATGCGGGGTGGGCTCCGGTGCTGGCCCAGGCAGCAGGCTTGGTCGCCGAAGTGGGGGGGCGCTTATCTCACGGGGCGATCGTCGCGCGGGAATACGGCATCCCTGCCGTGATGAATATCGAGCAGGCCACCCAGCAGTTTCACGACGGGCAACTCATCCGTTTAGACGGTCGTACAGGAACGGTTGAAATCTTATCGCCCCCACCCCAAACCGATAACGGTGGTTGA
- a CDS encoding aspartate/glutamate racemase family protein: MKTIGLLGGMSWESTVTYYQLINEGVKARLGGLHSAKIVLHSVDFHEIEGLQRQGDWEAAGAVLAQAGRSLQLAGAEFLVICTNTMHKVVPAIAAAIDIPILHIADATAAAITAQGIQTVGLLGTQFTMEQTFYKHRLIERHGLTVLVPEASDRAVIHRIIYDELCQGMIERTSRDAYLAFIDKLQQQGAQAIIAGCTEITLLINAADLSIPLFDTTALHAAAAVEYALADAPLTSDSSGL, translated from the coding sequence TTGAAAACGATTGGGCTACTGGGCGGCATGAGTTGGGAAAGTACGGTGACGTATTATCAACTCATCAATGAAGGGGTGAAAGCGCGACTGGGGGGGCTGCATTCCGCCAAGATTGTGCTGCACAGCGTGGACTTTCACGAGATTGAGGGGCTGCAACGTCAGGGCGACTGGGAAGCGGCTGGGGCTGTGCTGGCGCAGGCGGGGCGATCGCTCCAATTAGCGGGCGCGGAATTTCTCGTCATTTGCACCAACACTATGCACAAGGTCGTGCCCGCGATCGCGGCCGCCATTGACATCCCGATTTTGCACATTGCTGATGCCACTGCCGCTGCCATCACGGCTCAGGGCATTCAGACTGTCGGTTTGCTCGGTACCCAGTTCACCATGGAGCAGACCTTTTACAAACATCGCCTGATTGAGCGACATGGGTTAACCGTGCTCGTGCCTGAGGCGAGCGATCGCGCCGTCATTCACCGCATCATCTACGACGAACTTTGCCAGGGCATGATCGAACGGACCTCTCGTGATGCCTATCTCGCCTTCATCGATAAACTGCAACAGCAGGGGGCACAAGCCATCATTGCGGGCTGCACCGAAATCACTTTGCTGATTAACGCCGCCGACCTGAGTATCCCTCTCTTTGACACGACCGCGCTCCACGCAGCAGCGGCGGTGGAATATGCCTTGGCGGATGCGCCCCTAACTTCAGACTCGTCAGGCTTATGA
- a CDS encoding adenylate/guanylate cyclase domain-containing protein, translating into MNAQGPCAVADTQTHPLSTLERQLRWLLPTDLYAAAWVDPSPAMLTKVFEHLRTLQHVLIDYVPRDVWDTPPEPGQQRYGWQEGTLLFTDLAGFTPLLEACSAEGMDGAELLLRVLNNYFSSMIEIISKSSGNLLEFTGDALLVQFNTGDPQRDIVQAINTGLRMQRAMDSFQQIATFRGELSLYMRVGIHSGRYITADIGTPQRMAHVLLGQAVTLAKQAEGAGSIQQVSLTSAVKAQLGDRVALLPNGDDLHWLVLDDLSDEELGEYEITVARRRSTSMFFDRTVSGLLEEIDTVLHRVEPLASYMPRSVLQLIVDTASERRIPPAFPTIAVAFVNLMGLPESVDKALPEETAAIVDCFSQAFSLINGIVELKGGILQKVTYHSIGSEMLIHFGVLNPDESDPHRAAAAMLMIRDVVSSIKPPIVQGQPIQLTCRIGLTYGSVFAAEIGERRGRREFNVLGDTVNTASRIMSRAGENEIWMNQVMAEQIQADFTTVPLGVMSLKGKTQAQPIFALAAKGS; encoded by the coding sequence ATGAATGCTCAGGGGCCTTGTGCGGTGGCCGATACCCAGACTCACCCTTTGTCGACGTTAGAACGGCAGCTCCGATGGCTGTTGCCGACCGATTTATACGCTGCGGCCTGGGTCGATCCGTCGCCCGCCATGCTGACCAAAGTATTCGAACATTTGCGGACCCTACAGCACGTCTTAATCGACTACGTGCCCCGTGATGTGTGGGATACCCCCCCCGAGCCGGGGCAGCAGCGCTATGGCTGGCAAGAAGGCACCCTCCTCTTTACTGATCTCGCTGGCTTTACCCCCCTCCTCGAAGCCTGCTCGGCAGAGGGTATGGATGGTGCAGAGCTGTTGCTGCGGGTCTTGAATAATTATTTCTCCAGCATGATTGAGATCATCAGCAAGTCGAGCGGCAACTTGCTGGAATTTACAGGTGATGCCCTGCTGGTGCAGTTTAATACCGGCGATCCGCAGCGCGATATTGTCCAGGCGATCAACACGGGCTTGCGGATGCAGCGAGCCATGGATAGTTTTCAACAAATTGCCACCTTTCGGGGGGAGCTGTCGCTATACATGCGCGTGGGGATTCACTCGGGCCGATATATTACCGCTGATATTGGCACCCCCCAGCGGATGGCCCATGTCTTGTTAGGACAAGCGGTCACACTCGCCAAACAGGCCGAAGGCGCCGGCAGCATTCAGCAGGTGTCGCTGACTTCAGCGGTCAAAGCACAGTTAGGCGATCGCGTAGCCCTGCTCCCCAATGGGGATGATCTCCATTGGCTGGTGTTGGATGATCTCAGCGATGAAGAACTGGGTGAATACGAAATCACGGTGGCTCGCCGTCGCAGCACGTCCATGTTTTTTGACCGCACCGTTTCCGGCCTGCTGGAAGAAATTGACACGGTGCTGCACCGGGTGGAACCGCTGGCCAGCTACATGCCGCGATCGGTGTTGCAGCTCATTGTGGATACCGCGTCAGAGCGCCGCATTCCTCCGGCATTTCCCACCATTGCGGTAGCTTTCGTCAACTTGATGGGGTTGCCCGAGTCGGTCGATAAAGCGTTGCCCGAAGAAACGGCGGCGATCGTTGATTGCTTTTCCCAGGCGTTTTCCCTCATCAACGGCATTGTTGAACTGAAGGGCGGAATTTTGCAAAAGGTCACTTACCACTCGATTGGGTCAGAAATGTTGATCCATTTTGGGGTGCTAAATCCTGACGAGAGTGATCCTCATCGAGCGGCGGCTGCGATGCTGATGATTCGCGATGTGGTGAGCTCGATCAAGCCGCCCATCGTCCAAGGCCAACCCATTCAGCTGACCTGTCGCATTGGCCTTACATACGGCTCTGTATTTGCGGCCGAGATTGGCGAGCGGCGCGGTCGGCGAGAGTTCAACGTGCTAGGCGATACGGTGAATACAGCATCCCGGATTATGAGCCGCGCCGGAGAAAACGAAATTTGGATGAATCAGGTGATGGCAGAGCAGATTCAAGCCGATTTCACCACAGTGCCGCTGGGGGTGATGAGCCTCAAGGGCAAAACGCAAGCCCAACCCATTTTTGCCTTGGCCGCCAAGGGGAGTTAA
- the hisIE gene encoding bifunctional phosphoribosyl-AMP cyclohydrolase/phosphoribosyl-ATP diphosphatase HisIE: protein MSLSATAIPIDAIRYNDQGLVPAIVQDYLDGTVLMMAWMNATSLQKTLETGETWFWSRSRQELWHKGATSGHLQKVQTVRYDCDSDALLITVEQEGDIACHTGERSCFHQIAGTVTAPPADTLSQVFAVICDRQQHPQAESYTNKLLQGGDNKILKKIGEEGAEVVMACKDDDPEAIAGEVADLFYHTLVALAHHQVDLKAVYQKLQARRR from the coding sequence ATGTCTTTATCTGCCACGGCTATTCCCATCGACGCCATCCGTTACAACGACCAGGGGTTAGTGCCCGCCATCGTGCAAGACTATCTCGACGGCACCGTGCTAATGATGGCCTGGATGAATGCCACCTCACTACAGAAGACCTTGGAGACCGGCGAAACCTGGTTTTGGAGCCGCTCACGTCAAGAGCTGTGGCATAAAGGGGCGACTTCGGGCCATTTACAAAAAGTGCAGACGGTACGGTATGACTGCGACAGTGATGCGCTGCTCATAACGGTGGAACAGGAAGGCGATATTGCCTGCCACACGGGCGAGCGCAGTTGCTTTCACCAAATTGCGGGCACAGTGACGGCGCCCCCGGCTGACACGCTGTCTCAAGTCTTTGCAGTGATTTGCGATCGCCAGCAGCATCCCCAAGCCGAGTCTTACACCAATAAGCTGTTGCAGGGCGGCGATAACAAAATCCTCAAAAAGATCGGCGAAGAAGGGGCCGAAGTGGTCATGGCCTGCAAAGATGATGACCCCGAGGCGATCGCCGGAGAAGTCGCCGACCTGTTTTATCACACCCTCGTCGCGCTCGCTCATCACCAAGTCGATCTCAAGGCGGTTTACCAAAAGCTACAGGCTCGCCGCAGATAA
- a CDS encoding MinD/ParA family ATP-binding protein produces MARLIALQACRHGIGCSHLVANLAVILMHCGYRVGLLDTDLQVGGMRSLFGLETDTSTDAVAYWWLQSDERSPERLKAERYLHGDAPPDTTAGIYISSLARYLAQGHTAQRAMPQQYDLEKPYELLQQLGEELALDFWLVDNQPELSDKNLMGLSLADSALILMQLDPYDLQRTAVLIEIIEQLEISKTWLVPSLVLPTIETKVVKQMLENTYDYPVAGILYLTEELAGLASRGIFCLHHPKHPLTQTMIAIARQLEQDALT; encoded by the coding sequence ATGGCCAGACTGATCGCCCTTCAAGCTTGCCGTCACGGTATTGGTTGCTCTCATTTAGTTGCCAATTTAGCCGTCATTCTGATGCATTGCGGCTATCGGGTCGGGCTGCTGGATACCGACCTGCAAGTAGGGGGCATGCGATCGCTATTTGGCTTAGAGACCGATACCTCGACCGATGCCGTCGCTTATTGGTGGCTACAGTCCGATGAGCGATCGCCAGAACGCCTCAAAGCAGAGCGCTACCTCCACGGCGATGCGCCCCCAGATACGACCGCCGGGATTTATATCAGCTCGCTCGCCCGCTACCTAGCTCAAGGCCACACCGCACAGCGAGCCATGCCGCAGCAGTATGACTTAGAAAAACCCTATGAACTGCTGCAACAACTGGGCGAGGAACTCGCCTTAGACTTTTGGCTGGTGGATAATCAACCGGAATTGAGCGACAAAAATTTAATGGGGCTTTCATTAGCAGACAGCGCCCTGATTTTGATGCAGCTTGATCCCTATGATTTACAACGGACCGCCGTCCTGATCGAAATCATCGAGCAATTGGAAATCTCGAAAACGTGGCTGGTGCCCTCACTGGTTTTACCCACCATTGAGACCAAAGTGGTGAAGCAAATGCTGGAAAATACTTACGATTATCCCGTTGCGGGGATTCTCTATCTCACCGAAGAATTAGCCGGACTCGCCAGCCGGGGCATTTTTTGTCTACATCATCCCAAGCATCCGCTGACCCAAACGATGATTGCGATCGCCCGCCAGCTAGAACAGGATGCTTTAACCTGA
- the petE gene encoding plastocyanin → MKQIAHSMRRFGLACLALMVVFTTFAIAASPAMATDYEVKMGSDSGLLVFEPAKLTVKPGDTVTWVNNKMAPHNVIFDGNQVPGGDKDLADKISHSQLTFAPGENYSTTFTADMPAGDYGYFCAPHRGAGMVGTITVEG, encoded by the coding sequence ATGAAACAGATTGCACACTCCATGCGCCGTTTTGGCTTGGCCTGCTTGGCTTTGATGGTGGTATTCACCACTTTTGCGATTGCTGCATCTCCGGCAATGGCCACTGACTACGAAGTCAAAATGGGTTCCGATTCTGGCTTGTTGGTGTTTGAGCCCGCTAAGCTTACCGTTAAACCCGGCGACACCGTGACTTGGGTTAACAATAAAATGGCGCCTCATAATGTGATTTTTGATGGCAACCAAGTGCCCGGTGGCGATAAAGACTTAGCTGATAAGATTTCTCACTCTCAATTGACCTTTGCCCCCGGTGAAAACTACTCCACCACTTTCACTGCTGATATGCCCGCCGGTGACTATGGCTATTTCTGTGCGCCTCACCGGGGTGCTGGAATGGTCGGTACCATCACTGTCGAAGGCTAA
- a CDS encoding DUF6464 family protein, with translation MDQTLPPTELILNAPPRSLGQVPLDWQPQPGNQLIHDGQVYTVLERRHRYQFTASRYQLHKIDLYVQLAGNAEEKSWLGDRWVLGDISCEYNARSELVRCAVNPDGPCQNCAHYQRRES, from the coding sequence ATGGATCAGACTTTGCCTCCGACTGAGCTGATTTTGAATGCTCCGCCGCGATCGCTGGGCCAGGTGCCGCTGGATTGGCAACCCCAACCGGGCAATCAGCTCATTCACGATGGGCAGGTCTACACCGTGTTAGAACGGCGGCATCGATATCAGTTCACCGCCAGTCGTTACCAGCTGCACAAGATTGATTTGTATGTGCAATTGGCGGGGAATGCCGAGGAGAAAAGCTGGCTGGGCGATCGCTGGGTGCTGGGTGACATCAGTTGTGAATACAACGCTCGTTCCGAGCTGGTGCGCTGTGCGGTGAATCCCGATGGGCCTTGTCAGAACTGTGCGCATTATCAGCGCCGCGAATCATAG